Proteins found in one Zea mays cultivar B73 chromosome 1, Zm-B73-REFERENCE-NAM-5.0, whole genome shotgun sequence genomic segment:
- the LOC103640876 gene encoding calcium-dependent protein kinase 20, whose translation MHRDLKPENFLFANKKESAVLKAIDFGLSVFFIPGERFSEIFGSPYYMAPEVLKRNYGPEVDVWSAGVILYILLCGVPPFWAETEQGVAQAIIRSVIDFKRDPWPRVSNNAKDLVRGMLNPDQKRRLTAHQVLGHPWLQNIKKAPNVNLGETVKARLQQFSVMNKFKKHALRVIAEHLWVEEAADIKDMFEKMDLNKDQMLSFEELKLGLHKFGQQMPDADVQTLMEAADADGNGSLNYGEFVTLFVHLRKIGNDEHLHKAFAYFDRNQSDYIEIDELRESLADDLGQNREEIINAIIRDVDTDKDGKISYDEFATMMKAGTDGRKASRQYSRERFTSLSLKLQKDGSLQMTITR comes from the exons ATGCACAGGGATCTCAAACCAGAAAATTTCTTGTTTGCAAACAAGAAAGAATCAGCGGTACTTAAGGCCATTGATTTTGGCCTGTCTGTATTTTTCATTCCAG GCGAACGGTTTTCTGAGATTTTTGGAAGTCCTTATTACATGGCTCCAGAGGTGCTAAAGAGAAACTATGGCCCAGAGGTTGATGTTTGGAGTGCAGGAGTGATTCTGTACATTCTTCTTTGTGGTGTCCCCCCATTCTGGGCAG AAACGGAACAGGGTGTTGCTCAGGCAATCATTCGATCTGTCATTGATTTCAAAAGAGATCCATGGCCAAGGGTGTCTAATAATGCCAAAGACCTTGTCAGAGGAATGCTGAATCCGGACCAAAAACGACGATTGACAGCTCACCAAGTGCTTG GTCACCCATGGTTGCAGAACATTAAGAAGGCTCCAAATGTTAATTTGGGTGAAACCGTTAAGGCCAGACTCCAACAATTCTCTGTGATGAACAAGTTCAAGAAGCATGCACTTAGG GTTATAGCTGAGCATCTTTGGGTAGAAGAGGCTGCTGACATAAAGGATATGTTTGAGAAGATGGATCTTAACAAGGATCAAATGCTTAGTTTCGAGGAGCTGAAGCTTGGTCTGCATAAGTTTGGTCAGCAAATGCCTGATGCAGATGTTCAAACACTAATGGAAGCG GCGGATGCTGATGGAAATGGGTCCTTGAATTATGGAGAATTTGTTACATTATTTGTTCATCTAAGAAAGATCGGAAATGATGAGCATCTGCATAAGGCATTTGCATACTTCGACCGGAACCAGAGCGATTATATTGAAATTGATGAACTCCGTGAGTCATTAGCTGATGACCTTGGACAAAACCGTGAAGAGATTATCAATGCCATCATCCGTGATGTAGACACCGATAAG GATGGCAAGATAAGCTACGATGAGTTTGCGACGATGATGAAGGCCGGAACAGACGGGAGGAAAGCATCCAGACAGTACTCGAGAGAGCGGTTCACAAGCCTGAGCCTTAAGCTGCAAAAGGATGGATCGCTGCAGATGACGATTACACGGTAG